In Patescibacteria group bacterium, the genomic window AAGCACAGGCTGGTTTTCTCCGATTATTAATATGGATACTCCAATGGATATTGCTATCCATGTTCATCCAATTAACACTAGTTTGGTTTTAAAGCAATTAAGAAAAAAAGTGACAGAAGTAGTAGCTGAAATTAGTGAAAGAGAAGAAAAAGGACTAATCAGAGACCCAACATTAGAAATTGCTTACCAAGATTTAGAAGCCTTAAGAGATAAGCTCCAAACAGCCCAGGAAAGAATGTTTAGATTTGGTGTTTATTTAACAGTTTATGGAGATACTGCCCAGCAATTAAGGAATATTGAAACTAAATTAAGGTCAATTCTAGAATCACGCTTAATCTATATTAAACCATCTCTTTATCAGCAAATGGCAGGATTTAATACTTCAGCCCCTTATGGACTAGACCAGCTTCAAGTTCACACGACAATGAATACTGGACCTTTATCTTCAATTTTCCCTTTTGTTTCTTTTGATTTAAGCTCTAATGAAGGAATACTTTATGGCGTAAATAGGCATAATAATTCTTTGATTCTGTTTGATAGGTTCAGTCTGGAAAATGCGAATGAGATAATTTTCGGTAAATCGGGAAGCGGAAAGTCATATTTTGTAAAAACAGAAATTTTAAGATATTTAATGACTGGAGTTGAAGTAATGGTTCTTGATCCTGAAAATGAGTATAAATACTTAGCTGATGCAACAGGGGGCTCATTTTTCAATATCTCACTGGCCTCAGATAATCATATTAATCCATTTGATTTGCCTATACCAAGACAGGATGAAAAACCAGAAGATGTGTTGCGCTCAAATGTAATTAATTTGGTAGGTCTTTTAAGAATAATGTTAGGTGGATTAACGTCTGAAGAAGATGCAATCATTGACCAGGCTCTAACTGAAACTTATGCTGCAAAAGATATCACTCCTGAAAGCGATCCTTCTGCTTGGAATGAAAGAATACCTTTAATGGAAGATTTTGAGGAAATTTTAAAAAACATGGAAGGCGCTGAATCTTTAGTAAGGCGTGTTAGAAAATTCACAAAAGGAACATTTTCCAAGTTTTTCAATCAACCAACCAATATCTCAATGGAAAAACCATTTATTGTTTTTGGAATAAGGGATATTGAAGACGAACTAAGACCAATGGCTTTGTTCATTGTTATGAGATATATTTGGAATAAGATAAAAACTGAAATGAAGAAAAGAATACTATTGGTTGATGAGGCTTGGTGGATAATGCAAAATGAAGATGGAGCATCGTTTCTTTACGGGATTTGTAAGCGTGGCAGAAAATACTGGCTAGGAGTCACTACTATCACTCAAGATGTTAATGATTTTATGAAATCTTCCTATGGACAGCCAATTATCACTAACTCATCTTTACAAATCATAATGAAGCAATCTCCAGCAACAATTGATGTTGTCCAAAAGACCTTCAATCTAACTGAAGGAGAGAAGTATCTGCTATTGGAAGCAGAAGTTGGTGAGGGAATATTCTTTGCCGGGCAAAAACATGTTGCTATAAAATCAGTTGCATCATATGCTGAAGACCAAATAATCACTACCAGTCCTAAAGAAGCAGCTAAGATTAAAGAGATTAAAGAGGGAATATAATTATGGCAGAAAAAACAAGTTTACTTAGTCCAGAAGCAGTTTTAATGATGAGTGTGGGAATAATACTCGATCTTCTTAGTATAATCTGCGCTATTCTTATTATAGCTTTGGGTGTTGGCTTGATCCTTTCTAAAATTGTTTATGC contains:
- a CDS encoding ATP-binding protein, yielding MIQFPFFKKKKQEIPEQLFEAPTIDIKDIIAPSSLTATSDHLKLGKKMARSFFIFSYPRYLSTGWFSPIINMDTPMDIAIHVHPINTSLVLKQLRKKVTEVVAEISEREEKGLIRDPTLEIAYQDLEALRDKLQTAQERMFRFGVYLTVYGDTAQQLRNIETKLRSILESRLIYIKPSLYQQMAGFNTSAPYGLDQLQVHTTMNTGPLSSIFPFVSFDLSSNEGILYGVNRHNNSLILFDRFSLENANEIIFGKSGSGKSYFVKTEILRYLMTGVEVMVLDPENEYKYLADATGGSFFNISLASDNHINPFDLPIPRQDEKPEDVLRSNVINLVGLLRIMLGGLTSEEDAIIDQALTETYAAKDITPESDPSAWNERIPLMEDFEEILKNMEGAESLVRRVRKFTKGTFSKFFNQPTNISMEKPFIVFGIRDIEDELRPMALFIVMRYIWNKIKTEMKKRILLVDEAWWIMQNEDGASFLYGICKRGRKYWLGVTTITQDVNDFMKSSYGQPIITNSSLQIIMKQSPATIDVVQKTFNLTEGEKYLLLEAEVGEGIFFAGQKHVAIKSVASYAEDQIITTSPKEAAKIKEIKEGI